From one Triticum urartu cultivar G1812 chromosome 3, Tu2.1, whole genome shotgun sequence genomic stretch:
- the LOC125545034 gene encoding subtilisin-like protease SBT3.8 — protein MDFHSSPRRFPAYLLLCLCLMINISRGYGSQKLYIVYLGEKKHDDPSLVTSSHHDMLTTILGSKEDALASITYSYKHGFSGFAAMLTDDQAQDLGELPEVISVTPNQHHDLMTTRSWDFLGMNLDHQPPSKLLQRSKYGEDVIIGIVDTGIWPESRSFSDEGYGPVPSRWKGVCQLGQAWNSTNCSRKIIGARYYPAGLDKADQANNYMSARDINGHGTHTASTAAGAIVEGVSLHGLAAGVARGGAPRARLAVYKVAFEGPKKVQLASAALLAALDDAIHDGVDILSLSVQYNDNSFGSLHAVQKGITVVYGAGNSGPRPQVISNTAPWVITVATSKIDRSFPTAITLGNNQTIVGQSLYYMIKNESKSGFQPLVQGGSCSIEALNGTEINGKIVLCIKETFGPTADILPDAITNVKSGGAFGLIFAIYTIDKLLSTEDCVGIACVIVDIDIGFQVATYIGSQGSPIAKIEPASTITGNRVPAPRVAFFSSRGPSAKYPTVLKPDIAAPGVNILAATGDGYVFDSGASMSTPHVAGVVALLKAVHPDWSHAALKSAIVTTASTKDEHGMPMLAEALPRKVADPFDYGGGNINPNAAADPGLVYDIDPRDYSKFFACTIQKYAICNISTSPAYHLNLPSIAIPELRGPIKVQRAVTNVGEVDAVYRADIQSPSGVRIKVDPPTLVFNATTKVHAFKVSMTPLWKVQGGYTFGSLTWRNERHSVRIPLAVRITIQDFYADVA, from the exons TGACCCTTCTCTGGTAACATCTTCGCACCATGACATGCTCACCACCATTCTTGGAAG CAAGGAAGATGCGTTGGCCTCCATCACTTACAGCTACAAGCATGGCTTCTCCGGCTTCGCGGCGATGTTAACAGATGACCAAGCACAAGATCTTGGAG AGCTACCTGAAGTTATCAGCGTTACTCCAAATCAGCATCATGACTTGATGACCACAAGAAGTTGGGATTTCCTTGGCATGAACCTGGACCATCAGCCACCCAGTAAACTTCTGCAGAGGAGCAAATATGGAGAAGATGTAATTATCGGGATAGTTGACACTG GGATCTGGCCTGAATCAAGAAGCTTCAGCGACGAAGGATACGGACCAGTACCGTCACGATGGAAGGGTGTGTGTCAGCTGGGGCAGGCCTGGAACAGCACCAACTGCAGCAGGAAAATCATAGGCGCACGGTACTATCCTGCGGGTCTGGACAAGGCTGACCAAGCGAACAATTACATGTCGGCACGGGACATTAATGGGCACGGGACACACACCGCATCCACAGCAGCCGGTGCAATAGTAGAGGGGGTCAGCCTCCATGGCCTGGCAGCAGGGGTGGCACGGGGTGGTGCGCCCCGAGCGCGCCTTGCAGTGTACAAGGTTGCATTCGAGGGCCCGAAGAAGGTGCAGCTTGCTAGTGCCGCGCTGCTAGCAGCTCTGGATGATGCGATTCATGATGGAGTTGACATCCTATCCCTATCAGTCCAATATAATGACAATTCATTTGGTTCACTCCATGCAGTCCAGAAGGGTATTACCGTTGTTTATGGCGCGGGAAATAGCGGGCCTAGACCACAAGTCATTTCTAACACAGCCCCTTGGGTCATCACAGTCGCAACGAGCAAGATCGACCGGTCTTTTCCAACTGCCATTACCCTTGGAAACAATCAAACCATCGTG GGTCAATCACTCTATTACATGATAAAAAATGAATCCAAGAGTGGGTTCCAGCCACTTGTACAAGGTGGAAG CTGCTCAATCGAGGCGCTAAATGGCACGGAAATCAACGGAAAAATTGTTCTATGCATTAAAGAAACTTTTGGCCCAACAGCAGACATTCTCCCAGACGCCATAACAAATGTTAAAAGTGGTGGGGCATTTGGTCTTATTTTCGCAATATATACCATAGATAAGCTTTTGAGCACCGAAGATTGTGTGGGCATTGCATGTGTCATTGTCGACATTGATATCGGGTTTCAAGTTGCAACATACATTGGAAGCCAAGG CTCGCCCATTGCCAAGATTGAGCCAGCAAGTACTATAACAGGAAACCGAGTTCCTGCTCCAAGAGTCGCATTTTTTTCTTCAAGAGGCCCGTCCGCCAAGTACCCTACAGTTCTTAAG CCTGACATAGCCGCACCAGGAGTGAACATCTTAGCAGCTACAGGAGACGGATATGTGTTCGACTCAGGGGCATCAATGTCAACCCCACATGTAGCAGGCGTCGTAGCATTGCTAAAGGCTGTACATCCTGATTGGTCTCACGCTGCCCTAAAATCAGCAATTGTTACCACTG CATCAACCAAGGATGAGCATGGCATGCCGATGCTAGCAGAAGCACTACCCCGGAAGGTCGCCGACCCATTCGACTATGGAGGAGGAAACATAAATCCTAATGCAGCTGCCGATCCCGGCCTTGTTTACGACATCGATCCGAGGGACTACAGCAAGTTCTTCGCTTGCACGATTCAGAAATACGCTATCTGCAACATTTCTACATCGCCGGCATATCACCTAAACCTGCCTTCCATAGCCATTCCTGAGCTAAGGGGTCCAATTAAGGTGCAGCGAGCAGTCACGAACGTTGGCGAGGTCGACGCGGTTTACCGAGCCGATATACAGTCCCCCTCAGGAGTGAGGATCAAAGTCGACCCACCAACCCTAGTCTTCAACGCGACAACGAAAGTGCACGCCTTCAAGGTCAGCATGACGCCTCTGTGGAAGGTGCAAGGCGGCTACACGTTCGGCAGCCTGACTTGGCGCAACGAGCGCCACTCGGTGAGGATCCCACTAGCAGTCCGGATCACAATCCAAGATTTCTACGCCGATGTTGCATAG